From a region of the Rhipicephalus microplus isolate Deutch F79 chromosome X, USDA_Rmic, whole genome shotgun sequence genome:
- the noc gene encoding zinc finger protein no ocelli yields the protein MLTSSNQYLRPEFLSPLPTTLDAKKSPLALLAQTCSNIGADNPNIKPIIPPLEKPKDQDKSKGKSSSLSSSSTSSSSQLDDKPSFKPYESAKKEDSTSNGDVGGGKKSPSSSSKSPPRVASSSPAASIASSGKASPAASEGGHSKSDTSSGSATAITTTTSSSSSSSTPSSQNTLSGLGYGGAAALGLDLARDKDALSQLTSLSAAYKGLNPLANCCSPLLAGHLPGSMDGAFPGAALASQALKLGGYPVGSPLSPYVGYARVKTAGGGTSLVPVCRDPFCTNCQMSMQSAQLGVCPSGCTQCSHDRLGQGLGLNPALMPPGLGSAAGGLGSPLYPGAAAAHSMLTRPNVCSWMVGDTYCGKRFSTSEELLQHLRTHTNLSVTDSSALPLLSPSLSVPSAAPSGLSAAAAACHLHYSTAPSLTTPAGLRRTYPTSLSPVGSLSARYHPYKPPIPTFPGTPFAPLPHPSLGMYYSPYGLYGQRLGPPVHP from the coding sequence CTCGACGCCAAGAAGAGCCCTCTGGCATTGCTGGCGCAGACATGCAGCAACATTGGTGCCGACAACCCCAACATCAAGCCTATAATTCCGCCGCTGGAGAAGCCCAAGGACCAAGACAAGAGCAAGGGCAAGTCATCGTCGCTCTCTTCTTCTTCGACGTCCTCATCGAGCCAGCTGGACGACAAGCCGTCCTTCAAGCCCTACGAGTCGGCGAAGAAGGAGGACTCCACATCCAATGGTGACGTGGGCGGCGGCAAGAAGTCCCCTTCCTCATCGTCTAAATCCCCGCCGCGGGTTGCAAGCTCGTCTCCCGCGGCGTCCATTGCATCCAGCGGCAAGGCATCGCCCGCGGCTTCCGAAGGCGGTCACTCCAAGTCAGACACTTCATCGGGCTCGGCGACGGCCATAACGACTACCACGTCCTCCTCCTCTTCATCCTCGACGCCGTCGTCGCAGAACACTCTGAGCGGCCTTGGCTACGGTGGTGCAGCGGCTCTCGGCTTGGACCTGGCGCGCGACAAGGACGCGCTGTCGCAGTTGACCTCTCTGAGTGCGGCCTACAAGGGTCTGAACCCGCTGGCCAACTGCTGCTCGCCGCTACTGGCTGGCCATCTACCGGGATCTATGGATGGCGCGTTCCCCGGCGCGGCGCTAGCGAGCCAAGCACTCAAACTGGGTGGCTACCCCGTGGGCTCGCCCTTGTCGCCATACGTGGGTTACGCTCGTGTGAAGACAGCCGGCGGTGGCACTTCGCTGGTGCCCGTTTGCCGAGACCCGTTCTGCACCAACTGTCAGATGAGCATGCAGAGTGCGCAGCTAGGTGTCTGTCCTAGCGGCTGCACACAATGCTCACACGACCGGCTGGGACAGGGACTGGGCCTGAATCCGGCACTGATGCCTCCTGGGCTGGGTTCAGCAGCTGGCGGTCTCGGTTCCCCTCTGTACCCAGGTGCGGCTGCCGCGCACTCAATGCTGACGCGGCCGAACGTCTGTAGCTGGATGGTGGGTGACACATACTGCGGCAAGCGGTTTTCCACTTCTGAGGAGCTGCTACAGCACTTGCGTACCCACACCAATCTCTCGGTGACGGACTCTAGTGCGCTTCCACTGTTGTCGCCCAGTCTGTCGGTGCCATCGGCGGCGCCCAGCGGCCTCAGTGCAGCAGCCGCTGCCTGCCACCTGCACTACAGCACGGCGCCATCGCTGACTACGCCGGCGGGACTGCGCAGGACCTATCCAACAAGCCTGAGCCCCGTCGGCTCGCTCTCGGCGCGGTACCACCCATACAAGCCGCCAATACCGACCTTTCCTGGTACGCCATTCGCTCCGCTACCTCATCCTTCACTCGGCATGTACTACTCGCCTTACGGACTCTATGGACAGAGGCTAGGCCCCCCTGTGCACCCCTGA